The genomic interval TCTTACTGCCAATAAAGTATTTGTTTATGGCGCTGGTCGTTCTGGATTTATGCTTAAATCATTTGCAATGCGAATGATGCATATGGGAATTGATGCCTATGTTGTGGGAGAAACGGTTACCGCTACTTATGAAAAAGATGATCTTCTTATCGTAGGAACCGGATCTGGCGAAACGAAAAGTATCATTACTATAGTGGAAAAAGCAAAAAGTATTGGTGGAAATATTACCGCTCTTACTATTTCTCCTGATTCAACTGTTGGTAAATTAGCGGATCAAGTTATTAAAATCCCTGGTTCACCAAAAGATAGAGGCAATGAAGAAGCAAAGAGCATACAGCCAATGGGTTCTATGTTTGAACAATTACTCCTAATCGTCTTGGATAGTGTGATTTTAAAATACATGGAATTAAAAGAATTAGATTCCAATAAAATGTATGGAAAACATGCTAATTTGGAATAGCAGTTAAAAAAAAGGAAAGATACAGCATTTATTGCTTATTCTTTCCTTTTTTTGTGTACTATACATAAAAATTCACCACTTTTGCAGTTGGTACCTCTTTCTGACAAACCGAGTAAAATAAAAGCCAACAGAAATTAATCTGCTGACTTTTTTTCTCACATTTGTTTTGCAATTTCAGTTAAATTATCAGTAGAGGTTGCAACACTGCTGACACCATCTGTAATTTCTTCCATAACAGTGACAAGTGATTGCAACTCCTTTTCAATCTGAATACTTCCGTTTTTGATGTCTCCCATAGAATTAATCACCTGATCAAAAAATTGATCTAATTCGTTGATACCCTCAACACCACTAGTTACCAAAGTATTCGCTTGGCCCATTGATAGATATACTCCTTCTATTCCTTCGTTTGTTTCAGAAATGAGCTTACTTACATTTTCTAAACTACTTTTTGTCTGCTCTGCAAGCTTTCTCACTTCGTCTGCTACAACTGCAAACCCTTTTCCATGTTCCCCAGCTCTAGCTGCTTCTATGGCTGCATTTAATGCCAAAAGATTGGTTTGATCAGCAATAGATGAAACAATCATAGTTACATTTTGGATTTTGGCAGATGTTCCTTTAAGCATTTCAAGCTGTTCATTCACTTGACTCATATATTTCTCCACATTTTTCATCACTTTCATCTGTTCCATAAGACGTTGCTGAGCATCCAAGGATTTTTGTTCGGTAGCTTGTGCAGACATGGAACCAGCCTGTGCAAAGGCTACCATTTGACCTGATTGTACGGATACCTGTTGCAAGGAGGCACTAGACTGTTCTGAAATAGCAGCGAGATTTTCGGCAGTCTCCTTAACTTGATTCTGAACTGCCTCTTTTGCTAAGTCAGACTCTTGCTTGATACGCTCATTTTCCTTTTCATAAGCTTCTAATACGATAACTTGTTCAACAGATAATATCTTACTGACTGCTCCAGAGAACACTGCATATTCATCTTTATTTGTAGTGTTTTCCAAAACAATCTCATATAAGCTATTGGCTAAGTCAGCAAAAGCTAACATATACCACTTGGGCTGTAGACCTATCCGCACGTGAACATGTGCAATTATGTGTCGTTGCTTTACAAAACCATCATCTATCTTTCCAGAGAAAAGTTGGATAATATGTTGACTCAGTGTCTTTTTTAACCGCTCTATTGTACTATTGTCTTCAATAATTTTAATTAAGCTAGACTCATAAGCTAAATTCCCATAAAAATTTCCCACAATACGATCAATGTTATCCTGAACAAATGGTCGTAATAACTGAATTGCAGCAAGTTCATTTAGGGTGAGCTTAGCCATTTTCAATATTTTGCCAACTTCACTATTGGGATTCACAGCAATCTTAACATTAGCTTCATTTGATTTAATTTGGTTAAGCAAATTTATACAGGTGTCTTGATTTTTTTTAAAAACATTTAACAATGAAACAGCCTCCGAATACATAAATTTAACGCTAAGTATTTTATCGGTCTTTGTCACCAATTGTTAATACCTGTCATTTCAAAACCGAGAATGCAACATAAAAATAACCTGAAAAATAGACAATCAGTAAAATTAGATGATACCTTAATTAAACCTGTAGCCTCTTCACTTAATCCGAACCCCCACCACAGCTTGAACAAGAGCTGTCGGATGAACAGGAGCTATGGGACGAACAAGAAGAGCCAGATCCACAGCTGGTGCAACTTGCAGAACTATCACTTCCTACTTTTAAATAACTTGCAAATTCCTCATAATGAAAATAAGAAACGGATAAAAAAGGAACAACCATAGAGTTAAATTTTTGTTCTCTTTTACTTTTCTCCATTTTGTCATATATGACGCTTTTTTGATAATCCCTTACTTTCCTTACTGTTTTTTTCATAGATGCGATAAGCGCGAGTACAGTATTTAGGTATTTCGTGTCACTTTTAAAATATAGATCAAGCAGTTCTTCTTCTGATAAATTTTTAAAGTCCTCAATAACAGTTGGATTCACAGGATACCGGAAAAAGCCCTTATATAAATAGATATTCTCTTTTCTGATCAGAAAAAGCTCTGC from Niallia sp. FSL W8-0635 carries:
- a CDS encoding globin-coupled sensor protein, giving the protein MTKTDKILSVKFMYSEAVSLLNVFKKNQDTCINLLNQIKSNEANVKIAVNPNSEVGKILKMAKLTLNELAAIQLLRPFVQDNIDRIVGNFYGNLAYESSLIKIIEDNSTIERLKKTLSQHIIQLFSGKIDDGFVKQRHIIAHVHVRIGLQPKWYMLAFADLANSLYEIVLENTTNKDEYAVFSGAVSKILSVEQVIVLEAYEKENERIKQESDLAKEAVQNQVKETAENLAAISEQSSASLQQVSVQSGQMVAFAQAGSMSAQATEQKSLDAQQRLMEQMKVMKNVEKYMSQVNEQLEMLKGTSAKIQNVTMIVSSIADQTNLLALNAAIEAARAGEHGKGFAVVADEVRKLAEQTKSSLENVSKLISETNEGIEGVYLSMGQANTLVTSGVEGINELDQFFDQVINSMGDIKNGSIQIEKELQSLVTVMEEITDGVSSVATSTDNLTEIAKQM
- the hxlB gene encoding 6-phospho-3-hexuloisomerase is translated as MKTTDYLDRVIQELSQAGTLIANDDLEKLVERILTANKVFVYGAGRSGFMLKSFAMRMMHMGIDAYVVGETVTATYEKDDLLIVGTGSGETKSIITIVEKAKSIGGNITALTISPDSTVGKLADQVIKIPGSPKDRGNEEAKSIQPMGSMFEQLLLIVLDSVILKYMELKELDSNKMYGKHANLE